In Yersinia enterocolitica subsp. enterocolitica, one DNA window encodes the following:
- the infC gene encoding translation initiation factor IF-3: protein MKGGKRVQPARPNRINKEIRATEVRLTGVDGEQIGIVSLNEALEKAEEAGVDLVEISPNAEPPVCRIMDYGKFLYEKSKSTKEQKKKQKVIQVKEIKFRPGTDDGDYQVKLRNLIRFLEDGDKAKITLRFRGREMAHQQIGMEVLNRVKKDLTEDSDLAVVESFPTRIEGRQMIMVLAPKKRQ from the coding sequence ATTAAAGGCGGAAAACGAGTTCAACCGGCGCGTCCTAATCGCATCAACAAAGAGATTCGCGCCACAGAAGTTCGCTTAACAGGCGTCGATGGTGAGCAGATTGGCATTGTCAGTCTGAATGAAGCTCTTGAAAAAGCTGAGGAAGCTGGTGTTGATTTAGTAGAAATCAGTCCGAATGCCGAACCGCCGGTTTGCCGTATTATGGATTACGGCAAATTCCTCTATGAGAAGAGCAAGTCGACAAAAGAACAGAAGAAGAAGCAAAAAGTCATTCAGGTCAAGGAAATCAAATTCCGTCCTGGTACCGATGATGGCGACTATCAGGTCAAACTACGCAACCTGATTCGCTTTCTGGAAGATGGCGATAAAGCCAAAATCACTCTGCGATTCCGTGGACGTGAGATGGCGCACCAACAGATCGGCATGGAAGTTCTTAACCGTGTCAAAAAAGATCTGACTGAGGATTCTGATTTGGCTGTAGTGGAGTCTTTCCCGACTCGTATCGAAGGCCGTCAGATGATCATGGTGCTCGCACCTAAGAAGAGACAGTAA
- the pheS gene encoding phenylalanine--tRNA ligase subunit alpha has translation MPHLAELVAKAKAAVEDAQDVAALDLVRVEYLGKKGHLTLQMTSLRELPAEERPAAGAVINQAKQEVQEALNARKEKLESVVLNARLAAETIDVSLPGRRMENGGLHPVTRTIDRIETFFGELGFSVESGPEIEDDYHNFDALNIPAHHPARADHDTFWFDTTRLLRTQTSGVQIRTMKAQQPPIRIIVPGRVYRNDYDQTHTPMFHQMEGLIVDKDISFTNLKGTLHDFLRNFFEEDLQIRFRPSYFPFTEPSAEVDVMGKNGKWLEVLGCGMVHPNVLRNVGIDPEVYSGFAFGMGMERLTMLRYGVTDLRAFFENDLRFLKQFK, from the coding sequence ATGCCACATCTCGCAGAGCTGGTTGCCAAAGCTAAAGCAGCCGTAGAAGATGCCCAGGATGTTGCCGCGTTGGATTTGGTACGCGTCGAATATCTAGGCAAAAAAGGCCATTTGACCCTTCAAATGACATCGCTGCGTGAATTGCCAGCGGAAGAACGCCCGGCAGCAGGCGCAGTCATTAATCAGGCTAAACAAGAAGTCCAGGAAGCACTTAATGCTCGCAAGGAAAAGCTGGAATCAGTGGTTCTGAATGCCCGATTAGCAGCCGAAACTATTGATGTCTCTTTGCCGGGGCGTCGCATGGAAAATGGTGGGTTGCATCCTGTCACTCGTACTATCGATCGCATTGAAACTTTCTTTGGTGAATTGGGTTTTTCAGTAGAATCCGGTCCAGAAATCGAAGATGACTATCATAACTTCGATGCATTGAATATTCCGGCTCATCACCCCGCTCGTGCTGACCATGATACGTTCTGGTTTGATACCACCCGACTGTTGCGTACCCAAACATCAGGTGTGCAGATTCGCACCATGAAAGCCCAGCAGCCGCCAATTCGAATTATCGTGCCGGGGCGCGTTTATCGTAATGATTACGACCAAACCCACACACCGATGTTCCATCAAATGGAAGGGCTGATTGTTGACAAAGATATCAGCTTTACCAATTTGAAAGGGACCTTGCACGATTTCCTGCGTAATTTCTTCGAAGAAGATCTGCAAATCCGCTTCCGCCCGTCTTATTTCCCGTTTACCGAGCCGTCTGCTGAAGTTGATGTGATGGGCAAGAATGGTAAGTGGTTGGAAGTGCTGGGTTGCGGCATGGTGCATCCAAATGTATTGCGCAACGTAGGCATTGATCCTGAGGTTTATTCAGGTTTTGCATTCGGTATGGGAATGGAGCGTTTAACTATGCTGCGTTACGGTGTCACCGATCTGCGTGCATTCTTCGAAAACGATCTGCGTTTCCTCAAACAGTTTAAGTAA
- the rplT gene encoding 50S ribosomal protein L20 — protein sequence MARVKRGVVARARHKKILKQAKGYYGARSRVYRVAFQAVIKAGQYAYRDRRQRKRQFRQLWIARINAAARQNDMSYSKFINGLKKASIEIDRKILADIAVFDKVAFSALVEKAKAALA from the coding sequence ATGGCTCGCGTAAAACGTGGTGTGGTAGCTCGTGCACGTCACAAAAAAATCTTAAAGCAAGCGAAAGGTTACTATGGTGCCCGTTCGCGCGTTTATCGTGTTGCTTTCCAGGCAGTGATCAAGGCAGGCCAATACGCCTACCGTGACCGCCGTCAACGGAAGCGTCAATTCCGCCAATTGTGGATTGCACGTATCAACGCAGCAGCTCGTCAGAATGACATGTCTTACAGCAAATTCATTAATGGTCTCAAAAAGGCTTCTATTGAAATTGACCGTAAGATCTTGGCTGACATCGCAGTATTTGACAAAGTGGCATTTTCTGCACTGGTCGAAAAAGCGAAAGCAGCTCTGGCGTAA
- the rpmI gene encoding 50S ribosomal protein L35 — translation MPKIKTVRGAAKRFKKTGAGGFKRKHANLRHILTKKATKRKRHLRPKGMVSKNDLGLVVACLPYA, via the coding sequence ATGCCAAAAATTAAGACAGTACGCGGCGCCGCTAAGCGCTTCAAAAAAACCGGTGCCGGTGGTTTTAAGCGTAAGCATGCCAACCTGCGTCATATTTTGACCAAAAAAGCTACTAAGCGTAAACGTCATTTACGTCCAAAAGGCATGGTATCTAAGAACGATCTAGGTTTGGTCGTAGCATGTCTGCCATACGCATAA
- the pheM gene encoding pheST operon leader peptide PheM, whose product MMHAVTFRFFFYFSA is encoded by the coding sequence ATGATGCATGCAGTTACTTTTCGCTTCTTTTTTTACTTTAGCGCCTGA